In Capricornis sumatraensis isolate serow.1 chromosome 16, serow.2, whole genome shotgun sequence, a genomic segment contains:
- the LIPT2 gene encoding octanoyl-[acyl-carrier-protein]:protein N-octanoyltransferase LIPT2, mitochondrial, producing the protein MLQPAVRLVWLSQVPYAELLALQQRWLRRLQAEPGPEAGALLLCEPAGPVYTTGLRGGLTSEETARLRALGAEVRPLGRGGLATFHGPGQLLCHPVLDLRPLGLRLRAHVAALEACAVRLCELQGLPGARARPPPYTGVWLGERKICAIGVRCGRHVTSHGLALNCSTDLTWFEHIVPCGLVGTGVTSLSEELQRHVTVDEVIPRFLEAFKETYKCTLTSEDSPS; encoded by the exons ATGCTGCAACCGGCGGTACGGCTGGTGTGGCTGAGTCAGGTTCCCTACGCCGAGTTGCTGGCGTTGCAGCAGCGTTGGCTGCGGCGGCTGCAGGCCGAGCCAGGGCCCGAGGCGGGTGCCCTCCTGCTCTGCGAGCCCGCGGGGCCTGTGTATACCACCGGGCTGCGCGGCGGTCTGACATCCGAGGAGACTGCGCGACTGCGGGCCCTGGGTGCCGAGGTGCGCCCCCTTGGCCGGGGCGGCCTAGCCACCTTCCACGGCCCGGGCCAGCTGTTGTGCCACCCGGTACTCGACTTACGACCCCTCGGCCTGCGCCTGCGCGCCCACGTGGCCGCGCTGGAGGCGTGCGCCGTGCGCCTGTGCGAGCTCCAGGGCCTACCGGGCGCCCGCGCGCGGCCCCCACCCTACACTGGAGTTTGGCTCGGCGAGCGCAAGATCTGCGCGATAG GTGTCCGCTGTGGAAGGCACGTTACGTCCCACGGCCTGGCGCTGAACTGTTCTACGGACCTCACGTGGTTTGAGCACATTGTGCCCTGTGGGCTGGTTGGGACAGGCGTCACTTCTCTGAGTGAGGAGCTCCAGAGGCATGTCACTGTGGATGAAGTAATACCACGTTTCCTTGAGGCCTTTAAAGAGACCTACAAGTGCACGTTGACCTCAGAGGACAGCCCCAGCTGA